One Desulfuromonas acetexigens genomic window carries:
- a CDS encoding transcriptional regulator: protein MLEALFGTVNREKVLLYILAREEGYPREVAKFYAVDLRSIQNQFEKLEAGGVLYSRLLGNTRLYAFNPRYPFLEELKTILERALAFYPEEEKDRLMMGRRRPRRAGKPL from the coding sequence ATGCTTGAAGCTTTATTCGGCACCGTCAACCGGGAAAAGGTTCTGCTCTACATCCTTGCCAGGGAAGAAGGCTACCCGCGCGAGGTGGCCAAGTTCTATGCCGTCGATTTGCGGTCGATCCAAAACCAGTTCGAGAAACTGGAGGCGGGAGGGGTGCTGTACAGTCGTCTGCTTGGAAACACCCGCCTGTATGCCTTTAATCCGCGCTATCCCTTTCTTGAGGAACTCAAGACGATCCTGGAAAGGGCGCTGGCTTTTTATCCGGAAGAAGAAAAAGACCGGCTGATGATGGGAAGGCGCCGTCCCCGGAGAGCGGGGAAACCTCTATGA